Within Plasmodium coatneyi strain Hackeri chromosome 14, complete sequence, the genomic segment TAAAATGTAAACtgtgaaaatgtgaacaccgttaaaatgaaaactgtgtaaaaatgtaaacacagttaaaatggaaactgtaaaatttgtgaacaccgttaaaatgaaaactgtgtaaaaatgtgaataccgttaaaataaaaactgtgtaaaatgtaaacaccgttaaaatgaaaactgtaaaaaatgtgaacaccgttaaaatgaaaactgtgtaaaatgtgaacactgTTAAAATGCAAACTgcgtaaaatgtgaacacagttaaaaatgaaaactgtgtaaaaatggatgaacacagttaaaatgaaaaactgtgtaaaatgtgaacacagttaaaaatgaaaactgtttaaaaaatgtgaacacagttaaaatgcaaactgtgtaaaatgtgaacacagttaaaaatgaaaactgtgtaaaaatggatgaacacagttaaaatgaaaaactgtgtaaaatgtgaaaacagttaaaaatgaaaactgtgtaaaaatgtgaacatcgttaaaatgaaaactgtaaaacagaaactgcaaaaatgtgaacacagttaaaaatgtgcaaactgtgtaaaatgtgtgaacgcagttaaaataaaaactgtaaaacgtgaactgcaaaatgtgaacacagttaaaatgtaAACTGCAAAACGTgaactgtaaaaatgtgaaaacagttaaaatgaaaaactgcgTACAAtgtgaacaccgttaaaatgaaaactgtaaaacgtGAACTGTAGAAAATGTGAACGCAgttcaaaatgaaaactgtaaaaaatgtgaataccgttaaaataaaaactgttAGAATatgaacaccgttaaaatgaaaactgtgtaaaatgtgaacacagttaaaaatgtaaactctataaaatgtgaactgttaaaatgtgaacacagttgaaaatgaaaactgtgtaaaatgtgagcaTAGTTatatgaaaactgtgtaaaatatgaacacagttaaaaatgtgcaaactgtaaaatgtggacacagttaaaatgaaaactgtaaaaaatgtcgacacagttaaaatgaaaactgtgtaagatgtgaacacagttaaaataaaaactgtgtcaaatgtgtgaacaaagttaaaaggaaaactgtataaaatgtgaacacagttaaaatgaagaaactgTAAAGTgtaaactgtgtaaaatgtgaacgcagttaaaatgaaaactgttaaaatgtggacacagttaaaatgaaaactgtaagaTGAGAACTggtaaaatgtgaacgcagttcaaaatgaaaactgtaaaaaatgtgaataccgttaaaataaaaactgttAGAATatgaacaccgttaaaatgaaaactgtgtaaaatgtgaacacagttaaaaatgtaaactctataaaatgtgaactgttaaaatgtgaacacagttgaaaatgaaaactgtgtaaaatgtgagcaTAGTTatatgaaaactgtgtaaaatatgaacacagttaaaaatgtgcaaactgtaaaatgtggacacagttaaaatgaaaactgtaaaaaatgtcgacacagttaaaatgaaaactgtgtaagatgtgaacacagttaaaataaaaactgtgtcaaatgtgtgaacaaagttaaaaggaaaactgtataaaatgtgaacacagttaaaatgaagaaactgTAAAGTgtaaactgtgtaaaatgtgaacgcagttaaaatgaaaactgttaaaatgtggacacagttaaaatgaaaactgtaagaTGAGAACTggtaaaatgtgaacgcagttcaaaatgaaaactgtaaaaaatgtgaataccgttaaaatgtaaactgtataaaatgtgaacacggttaaaatgaaaagctgtgtaaaatgtgaacacagttaaaatgaaaaactatataaaatgtgaacaccgttaaaatgaaaactgtaaaatgaaaactgtttaaaatgtttacacagttaaaaatgaaaaactgtgtaaaatgtgaacaccgttaaaatgaaaactgtgtaaaatgtgaataccgttaaaataaaaactgtgtaaaatgtaaacaccgttaaaatgaaaactgtaaaaaatatcgacacagttaaaatgaaaactgtgtaaaatgtaaacaccgttaaaatgaaaactgtgtaaaatgtaaacaccgttaaaatgaaaactgtaaaaaatgtcgacacagttaaaatgaaaactgtgtaagatgtgaacacagttaaaatgaaaactgtgtaaaatgtcaACTGTTaacatgtgaacacagttaaaatgaaactgtgtaaaatgtggacaccgttaaatgaaaactgtgtaaaatgtggataccgttaaatgaaaactgtgtaaaatgtgaacacagttaaatgaaaaactgtcgaaatgtgaacacagtgaaaatgaaaactgtaaaaattcGAAACAGTAAATTAGCAACGGCGAAGCAGAacagtgcaaaaaaaagattttagTCCTTGCCATCGCTGCAGGGCGAAAGAAGTGCAAGGTGCAGCATCAAACGCGCGGGAAGCCAAATTGCGCGGCGCAAAGTTACGCCAGTAATatttacgaaaaaaacaagattggaaaaaaaaaaaaaaaaaaaaagtcatgAATGTAATTGatgttgcgaaaaaaaaaatttaataatttaacgcacaaaaaaacaagattgaagaaaaaaaaaaaaagaaaaaatttgctaatCAAAAATAGCTAATGTACAAATTACGCTCCGCCTAATTAAGCGGAGTTTGATCACCTTCttcgaaaatatttcttagtctttttcctttttcttctttgttacACTTCAGAATTTTGTAATGCTCttgttttatatttcataCTTTTATCGCAGATAATTCACTTAACATGGCAAGTTCCTCCATAGTTCGAGAAGGGTACTATATGCTATAGTAACCCATATTCCGACCCCGGTCATTcttccattcatttttattctttcagACACTGTGTATAGTATATTTTCTGTGGTAATGTGCACTTAAAAAACAGTGTACATCATTATAATGCTTGAGGAatggaacattatatatatgtgtgaaacggtaatttatatttcttcgtCTTTGCTCACTccttgtattattatttgctacCCTTTCGAATTCTATAGAAAATATACTCTCTGTGGTAACGGGCATTTAAAACACGTTGCAGATCATTATAGTTTCTGAGTAGGGGAAGGGAGGATGGACATTACCTACGTTGGTAACCTATATTGTTTCTTCTCTGTCTATTATTTGATCTTCCTGCACGTGATGGTGACctatcatatatggtagaattatctGTTACAGATGCTACTGTTGAAGTGTCCGTTGAATCATACGTTGATTCGTATGTTGAGGTGTCGTCGTCGTTGGATGTGTCGTCAAAGTTAGAGTTTgttgatcttctttttctgttgcttcttttAGGGGAGACGGTGCCTCGTaatccagaaaataaattggtatacttaaaaaagggggggaaggaacatgtaTAACACATAAgtagcacacatatatatatgtgtaactGAAGgcacccttttttcttttttatacttttattattattcatatataaaaataatgcacccaaaattatttatatcattttcactataattataatttcaccttatataaaaagaaagatgtGATGGCAGCTAATCCTCCTCCTACTGCGGCTATGGAAGAGGCAATGGTGCTTGCAGTGGTGGTAGGGGAATCAGTTCGTTCCAATGTGATTAACTGTTCAGGTACTGCTTTAGTTACCGCTCCATCACACCCTTTTTCTAATAGGTCCTTATACTTTGTGTCATTCCCTCCAGACTTTTCTTCGTTATATTTGATACAACAAGGATCAGTGTTATTATTAGtagctgctgttgttgtgcAATCCTTCGTAGCAGCATCATAGACTGAGGAAACTTTGTTTAGGTAATCTTTGTATTTAGTTTCACACCAGTTCTTATCACCGTCCGCTGGTGGTAAGTTGTTGTATATAGTTTGGTAGTCGTGGTAGTAGTCGAAGACGGTTTTTCTGTTTTGGAAGAGGGACCAGTTAACTTTATTAGTAGTGTTTATTTCTTGGCATGCGTTTGGAACACCTAACATGTTTAATGCTGAGTACGCTAAGCCCATATTCATTGAGAATGAATCACTCTTCTTCGAGCTATGTAACATatcccctatccaataataaaaaaaattacagtattttttatattccacATCGTCCCCtccctcccccttcttccGAGCTGCTAAATACCAAGCGCGCACCACATAATCTACTTTATCATCTTCTAAGAGTGAAAGTAGTAAACCTCCTGCCTCCCACAGTGATGGCGCATCAGTACTGGAGTCCTTGGCACTCCCCAACTCCTTATATATTACGGAGGAAGGTAATTGATCCAAACATTCCTCCTATAAATACCGTGGGTGGAATTGGccaaatataaatgtatatatttccataCATGTTCCTGTATTACAATATTCTAAGGAACAGtatggaaatatatacattactgcattgttcattttaaagagaagaaaaaaaaaaaaaaaactttcctTACCGCTGTCACCCCTTGTgccatttctccttttctcctgCTGTAATATTCTGATCCATAAGAATTTCATTCcaatatgtgtgtatatccttcggtatatatacaatttcgCCCCTTCTTGAAGTGTGCATTCGTTGATTATGCATCTGTTCTTCCTGCTTCATTTATACTTATGTATCtgtgttaaatttttatgcGCACACTGGTGAACTTGTTCCCCCTACATACTTATGTGCTccttatatattatattttttctttttaaagaataatTTACAGTTAACCTCGACtgtatgtatgtttatattatttatatattattcatatatgtaaagtTTATGTGTGGGTTATATGTGTAGGGTATATTAATTATTGAATACACGAAGTAGAAAGATGGGATGGTAacttaggaaggaagagcagCGTGTGTTTGTTATGGTGTGTGgcacacattccttatttattctttccctttcttttttttcgcttatAAATTCAGATTCCGCATGagtacttttatttttttcacactaCTTCTTTACTATTccttatttgttccttctttcctcctaaaataaaaattcttccttctccccggaaatgtaatttttccctttccttaaagtgaagaaattttaaaattatgttattcagatttaaaaaatattccgtAATTAGAATCCTtactaaaaattttttatataatttatatacTTAATTTATATCGAGAATTCTACATTCCTcccattatttgttccttcatttatatattacacTGAACACATATACCTAGGAAGAATATGTGTGGAATATGTGCAACAGAAGTGTGATTCGTTcatacattaatatatttcttctttttttttggggggggggtaattttctctgtgacaaaatttatattagggcattcttttttttgacaattttattttttgcaatttttttgtgtgacaaatttatattagggcattctttttttctttttcggacaatttttctttttttgcaattttttctctgtgacaaaatttatattagggcattttctttggacaattctttttttgtgcaatttgttctgtgacaaatttatattaggcaTTTATTTggacaattatttttttgtgcaatttgttctgtgacaaatttatattaggcatttatttggacaattctttttttttggtgcaattttttctgtgtgacaaatttattttagggcatttcattttctttttggacaattcttTTTGATTAATATTATACCTAAATTACAATAAACACACAGAGAATGAGGCGCATCTTTCCTCTCTCTTTTGTATTAACATTATTATTGCCGCTTCACATGTGAATTGCACatctaaaagatgtgtataGCCATAAAAGAAGGGGGCGGGTGCGAAGCGCTGCTGGCACGCCCAGTGTGGAACATTTCGAGACACCCCGGGCTAACCTCCTGCGCGAACCACTGCGCAAATTCTCGCGCAAAACTTGGAGGAGCACCTTTTCTCaaatatgtccataattggaccttaggaaaaagaagggaaaaacaaattataaaaaaaaaaaaaaaattacaaagataaaaatttgtaaaaaaatttcattaacatattttggatcctgcagtaataaaaatttctcaACACACGTGTGCGAactgaaaaatttttttttttttctgaacttatattgattacacatgaacatgtgaACACTTCCATacaataccaaaaaaaagagaaaataaaaaaaaaaaaaaaaaaaaaagaaaaaaaataattaaaaaaagaagagaaataaAGGGTTGTCCTTCTGTTTCTACATTATATGAACTGTATGATTATACATGTCTTTGTTagaatatttattcattcaatgttacattccacacacaaatgtgtgtgttccaCAATGTGTGGTGTATGTTGTTTTACATGCGTTGATAACGAATGTTCTTGCCCCTCCTGTTATTACTTCCTCCGGATTCTGACCCACCAAATAAGGATAATTCATCTGTAGAACCTATCGTCGAACCAAGTGTGGAGTATTCCGTTGAACTATCTGCTGTTAAGGTGTCTTCTGTTAGAGTGTCGTCATCAAAGTCGCTTtcaattgttgttcttcttctttttattctgttgCTTTTATTGTTGGTGCTCCTGCCGCTACTGCCTCCGAAGAAGGAGTCTTTTATTAAGGAAAATGcagaagtgtactgaagtGCGATGGTGgaaatttgtatatatgtagtgtacactttatttatgtgtgtgtattttttgtattataaaaggaaatattggtaaatattattatttaaactTCTACGTATAGTGGTcgtaattattttaaattacaattgtccattacaattacaattgtaattataagtgtaattataattttaattgtaattataatggaCAATTGTAATTACACTTTGTAATGgacaattgtaattataattaatactttaaattataattgttcatTATAGTTGTAATTAAAATTGTAATGGTAATTGTTGTATTACTCactttatatagaaagaaaagaactgtTGGTATTCCTATCgcagcaagtccaccagCAGCAGGGGCGATGCTGCTGGCAGCACTACCACTATCAGCATCACTAAAAGAGCCACTACTACTagcttgatttggattgGGGTTTGGTTTAGGTTTTGGTACTTCTTGACACTCCAATTTCTGcagttcctccttcttacAGTAATCTCCAGCTGTTACCTCGTTCTGCTGCCCCGCCGCACGAAGCGGGTCACAATACTTACCACTCTTAGGTGACAGGCTATCCTCCTTACAATCTGCTTCTATAGCAGAACATGCTGTTTTAATGGCCTCTAAGTGATCATGATATGTTGTATCACAAGCCTTTGTACcaacaccaccaccactaacaccaTTCCCTAACTGTGTTGTTATAGTTAGATAGTCCTTGGAGTAGTCGAAATGTATTTTTacttgaggaaaaaattctttgtCGCTAATATTGTcgtatataattttacacATCTCCTTCCCTCCAACAGTAGtagtagaagaagaagaaacttGGTTCAATTTCTCATAGATTGTTTTCATAACACTTAAAGGTGATTCTTCAGTGTCacttaatttgttctttaatAGATCCCAtaaccaaaaatagaaatattgACAAAGCCCACTAGAGGATGCATACGATCCTGTCATCTGTGAGGATGCCTCACACCAcgcttttaaaattttttcggcttcgtttttaatattttggtGGGAATTTAATGCGCTGTTCAGTTGAGAAGCTGCATCTCCTACATTAACACCATAGGTACCACAATTGCCGTAGCGGTGGTCAAATGCAGCATATGCTTTTTTTGAGGGTAATCTATTTAAATCATCCGcctacaaaaatggaattgagcaggaggaagaagaacatatataaataaatatttttatgtgtacttcTTACATCTCCCATTACATTACACACACGAAGAAGGAATTATATGCGtataacatatacatatatctatTTTGAATAAGAACTGACCGTCAGATCTGCCTTTTTCCCTGCTGCTGGTTCCATGTTTCATGTATACTTTTGTACACATAACACGCATATGCTTAAACGAGTTGTTTCTATATTTATAcagaataaatatgtaagcATTATGGATATTCCTgattaattataaattagTATTAAATTCTTAATGCTCCCAGCAATATACACTGTTTAATTATGAAATGATGATaatacattacatatatatatactaaatcataacacatatattattaatggaaaaatatgaaaaggtTGTACTGAAATAAGAACATAAGGTTAGGGGGGTCGGAATTCGGGTTGTGTGTGTAAAACTTTTATGCACATTCCTTATccatgcatttattttatactattgcataatatattttgttattcataacattatattactatttacattccttcattattgtgtatataagAATTAAATTCTTTATAACAGAAATCCCTActcacacatttttaattcatgCTTCTCTGGCCACTTAAAGtgataattaaaaattcttAACATACATATTATACAATTTATACATAAGGAGCATCCTATttaccctttccttttaccgtatgtgcacattttcgtATACTAACATAGTGCAATAAACCTTTTTCTGATTATGATCGTCCCTCAATAATAATTCcacctttttcattcttcccctCCATGCGTGCACTACAAGCTTACTTATTCTTTAAATATACATTACACTATTTCAGCTTCCCCCAATTTCTTATCCTTGTATTATATTCCACATCTTTAtgctattcctttttttctttcttccttccgtttCGGTGACTATACTATGAATAATTCATTAATATGTGGAACGTTGTGTACATTATGTTATTTgaactcccttttttttcttaaggGCATACTATATTCTACATATGAGTACATACTTCCCTTTGTtagttcccttttttcccttttcccatAGGATTAGGAAGTTCAGAAGGGTTAGGATGGTTTGGGGTTCTGGGgggaactccttttttttatgtgtatactatgttaggggaaaaatatatatatatatatatattgttattattatatatgaatgatgatgatcatcatcattaCTGCCATTTGTGTAGTCATTTGTTATGGAATGCATGATAATGACGATAATGATGATAACTCACAatttggaaggaagaaaataatgaatgAGTAATTTAATATATTGTGTTATATTTGTGTGTGCGTATAGCAAATATGATTACCAATAGTACTGCATAACAATATATATCAGAAGTTTATTAAGGAATATCTTATAAGAGAATAAGCTGAATACGCTATAGTCGCGCCCCCCCCAACATCTTCAAAGAACAGCGTTCCTttctacatatttttcccctgttaGCCTTCATTTTATGCTGTGTTGGTGACCTATTCACCAGGTGTatacacctttttctttatacactccctatatataagaaatttTGGAGTTTATTCCTTAGTACGGCGAGCATAGAACACGTCCACTTCATGCTACTGCACTCCTCTTAATTATGCCGAATACCTAACCACACTTATATCAAACATGATGGTTACCAAAATACGTTCCTATGCGTTGTGAATACAGAGAAAAACCGctttttttaactgaacTCAAATAAAAAGGACATCACACATATGTAGACTTCCCTTAGACTTCCCTCcatagacccttcctttccttcctcctccttagatcttCATTTCATTCCTTAGACACCTTTTTCCTTAGATCGTCTCTTCCTCCATAGACGCATTCCTTCGtccttagatcctccttctttccttcctttcccccttagACCCCCTATCCTCTTTCGAAAGTGGAATGTGCTGGGCTTGGCATACAACCAAAGAATGTAACAtactccttccccctcccccatcTGCCAGCTTGGCATTTCCACTCCCGTTGTCATTAGTTCTATGGACGTTTCATATTttaacttcttcccttttttttttttttttgcacttttgggGGTGGGGTCGTATGATAAGGTTAGGGGGGGAGAGAGGCATCCAACGGGGGAAATCCCAAAGGGGAGGACCCTAAAGGGGGAGACTACAAAGGGGAGCTACAAATAGGGAAAGCCACCCCAATGGGGTTGACCCCACCGTCGGGGTATCATCCCAGGTGAGGAATGTATAGACAAACCTCAGTACAACGATCTTTATAGTCCTGCACTATTTATATAGGGCACACAAAGGCCCCTTAGCTTCTGTACTATGTGTATAGAGGGTGTGTACATAGGCCTATAAGCGGCGTGCCCTATATACTACAGCACAGAGAACTGTCCAAATACAAACTACgaattttttgcatgctTGTGTTGTTCAAgttaaatgtacatatataattctaCGATTCATGTGGATTAGGTGGATCATGTGGATTAGGTGGATCATGTGGATCATGCGTTCAGCATAGTTCTAAGAACGCCAAGTGTTCGATACACTTGCGCACAGGGGTAATACTGCAGAGAAGAGTTCCATGGCAGGGCTTAACGTTATCTCACAATTTTGGGGCCGCTCTGTCATGCCCTTAATAAGAATCATGGCGAGTAGCCTATGTATGAACAAGTTCAGGTCAATATTCTAATACATAATTCTAATGAAAGATGTAAATGGAACACACATCAGT encodes:
- a CDS encoding CYIR protein translates to MEPAAGKKADLTADDLNRLPSKKAYAAFDHRYGNCGTYGVNVGDAASQLNSALNSHQNIKNEAEKILKAWCEASSQMTGSYASSSGLCQYFYFWLWDLLKNKLSDTEESPLSVMKTIYEKLNQVSSSSTTTVGGKEMCKIIYDNISDKEFFPQVKIHFDYSKDYLTITTQLGNGVSGGGVGTKACDTTYHDHLEAIKTACSAIEADCKEDSLSPKSGKYCDPLRAAGQQNEVTAGDYCKKEELQKLECQEVPKPKPNPNPNQASSSGSFSDADSGSAASSIAPAAGGLAAIGIPTVLFFLYKVSNTTITITILITTIMNNYNLKY
- a CDS encoding KIR protein, yielding MAQGVTAEECLDQLPSSVIYKELGSAKDSSTDAPSLWEAGGLLLSLLEDDKVDYVVRAWYLAARKKGEGGDDVEYKKYCNFFYYWIGDMLHSSKKSDSFSMNMGLAYSALNMLGVPNACQEINTTNKVNWSLFQNRKTVFDYYHDYQTIYNNLPPADGDKNWCETKYKDYLNKVSSVYDAATKDCTTTAATNNNTDPCCIKYNEEKSGGNDTKYKDLLEKGCDGAVTKAVPEQLITLERTDSPTTTASTIASSIAAVGGGLAAITSFFLYKYTNLFSGLRGTVSPKRSNRKRRSTNSNFDDTSNDDDTSTYESTNYNDLQRVLNARYHREYIFYRIRKGSK